Proteins from one Juglans microcarpa x Juglans regia isolate MS1-56 chromosome 6S, Jm3101_v1.0, whole genome shotgun sequence genomic window:
- the LOC121236795 gene encoding LOW QUALITY PROTEIN: transcription factor TCP4 (The sequence of the model RefSeq protein was modified relative to this genomic sequence to represent the inferred CDS: deleted 2 bases in 1 codon) encodes MGESHHQATTSSRLGIRSGGGEIVEVQGGHIVRSTGRKDRHSKVCTAKGPRDRRVRLSAHTAIQFYDVQDRLGYDRPSKAVDWLIKKAKAAIDDLAELPAWNPTTTSTTSQQEQHHLPPQIIDENENAIAIHRSGAVDTIASGSRTATVGCDGGRVSEINMHNLQPPQMGENPNNSSSFLPPSLDSDSIADTIKSFFPTGASAETAHSSPPIHFQNYPPDLLSRTSSQSQDLRLSLQSFHDPIDLLHQHQHQAQTHHNQNEPVLFFSGTTPLGFDGSSAGWPEHHNPAEIGRFQRMIAWNAAGAETGSGSSGGSGGFIFFAAPPPFLGQNQFFPQRGPLQSSNNTPSIRAWIDPSIGTVSAHHHQLPPSIHQPSMSGIGFASGGFSGFRIPARIQGEEEHDGISEKPSSASSDSRH; translated from the exons ATGGGGGAGAGCCACCACCAAGCCACAACATCGTCAAGATTGGGGATAAGAAGTGGAGGCGGCGAGATAGTGGAGGTCCAAGGAGGCCACATTGTTCGCTCCACTGGACGCAAGGACCGCCACAGCAAGGTCTGCACCGCCAAGGGGCCCAGGGACCGCCGTGTCCGTCTCTCCGCCCACACAGCTATCCAGTTCTACGATGTCCAGGACCGCCTTGGCTACGACCGCCCCAGCAAGGCAGTGGATTGGCTCATAAAAAAGGCCAAGGCCGCCATCGACGACCTTGCCGAGCTCCCAGCATGGAACCCAACCACCACTTCCACCACCTCACAACAAGAGCAGCATCACCTGCCGCCGCAGATCATCGACGAGAACGAGAACGCAATTGCTATCCACCGGAGTGGTGCGGTGGATACCATTGCTTCTGGAAGTAGAACTGCAACGGTGGGTTGCGATGGTGGCAGAGTTTCAGAAATTAATATGCATAACCTTCAACCACCACAAATGGGCGAGAACCCGAATAATAGTTCGAGTTTTCTTCCACCATCGCTGGACTCGGACTCTATTGCTGACACAATTAAGTCCTTTTTCCCAACGGGTGCATCGGCCGAGACAGCACACTCTTCTCCGCCGATACATTTTCAGAATTACCCACCAGATTTGCTGTCAAGAACTAGCAGCCAGAGCCAAGATCTGCGGCTCTCACTTCAGTCTTTTCACGACCCAATCGATCTCCTGCACCAACACCAGCACCAGGCTCAAACCCATCATAATCAAAATGAGCCGGTGCTGTTTTTCTCTGGAACTACCCCGTTGGGTTTTGATGGATCCTCTGCCGGGTGGCCTGAGCACCACAACCCAGCAGAGATTGGCCGGTTCCAGAGAATGATAGCTTGGAATGCTGCTGGTGCAGAAACTGGTAGTGGCAGCAGTGGAGGCAGTGGTGGATTCATCTTC TTCGCCGCCCCACCGCCGTTCCTCGGCCAAAACCAGTTTTTTCCACAGAGGGGACCCCTTCAGTCCAGTAACAACACACCTTCCATTCGCGCTTGGATAGACCCGTCAATTGGCACCGTCTCCGCCCATCACCATCAACTTCCGCCATCAATCCATCAGCCTTCGATGTCGGGCATCGGGTTTGCCTCCGGCGGATTCTCCGGGTTTCGAATTCCAGCGCGAATCCAGGGTGAAGAGGAGCACGACGGCATCTCCGAGAAGCCGTCTTCTGCTTCCTCTGATTCTCGCCATTGA